A genomic segment from Streptomyces sp. NBC_01233 encodes:
- a CDS encoding MFS transporter, with the protein MPPVHTGAPVIPGASTPSFPQPEPRAPGRPGYRRMSLSLFAAGLATFALLYSTQALLPAISAGFGVTAGRASWTVSAATGALALFVLPLSALSERFGRTRMMTWSMVVAVGVGLLVPFAPSLEWLVALRAVQGAAIAGIPASAMAYLAEEVKPKALVGAIGLFVAGNSIGGMSGRLVTGWAAQLWGWRAGLGAVALMSLVCAVAFLVLLPRARFFRPASLNPRAVGRTVAGHLRDPLLLRLYGIGALFMTVFGAVYTVIGYRLVDEPFSLGQGVIGSIFLIYLVGTVSSAAAGKLVARTGRRGALYLAVTTTALGLLLSLAESLAAVLIGLVLITAGFFAGHAVASAAVSRTAKTGRAQASALYQSAYYLGSSAGGTLGALAYHGAGWAATVGIALLAVLGVVSITLYGSHAARAERRMPSSAMAAR; encoded by the coding sequence ATGCCTCCCGTTCATACCGGGGCGCCCGTCATCCCGGGTGCCTCCACCCCGTCGTTTCCGCAGCCCGAACCCCGTGCCCCCGGCCGCCCCGGCTACCGCCGGATGAGCCTCTCGCTCTTCGCCGCCGGACTCGCGACCTTCGCCCTCCTCTACTCCACCCAGGCGCTGTTGCCCGCGATCTCCGCCGGCTTCGGGGTGACGGCGGGCCGGGCCAGCTGGACGGTATCCGCCGCCACCGGCGCGCTCGCGCTGTTCGTCCTGCCGCTCAGCGCGCTGTCCGAGCGGTTCGGCCGCACCCGGATGATGACCTGGTCGATGGTGGTGGCCGTGGGAGTGGGCCTGCTCGTGCCGTTCGCGCCGAGCCTGGAGTGGCTGGTGGCGCTGCGCGCCGTCCAGGGCGCGGCGATCGCCGGGATCCCGGCCTCCGCGATGGCGTACCTGGCGGAGGAGGTCAAGCCGAAGGCGCTGGTGGGAGCGATCGGCCTGTTCGTGGCGGGGAACTCCATCGGCGGCATGAGCGGCCGCCTCGTCACCGGCTGGGCGGCGCAGCTGTGGGGCTGGCGGGCGGGGCTGGGCGCGGTCGCGCTGATGTCGCTGGTCTGCGCGGTGGCGTTCCTGGTGCTGCTGCCCCGGGCGCGGTTCTTCCGCCCGGCATCGCTGAACCCGCGCGCGGTGGGCCGTACCGTCGCCGGTCATCTGCGCGATCCGCTGCTGCTGCGGCTGTACGGGATCGGCGCGTTGTTCATGACGGTCTTCGGCGCGGTCTACACCGTCATCGGCTACCGCCTGGTGGACGAGCCGTTCTCGCTCGGGCAGGGCGTGATCGGGTCGATCTTCCTGATCTACCTGGTGGGGACGGTCTCCTCGGCCGCCGCCGGCAAGCTGGTGGCCCGTACGGGGCGGCGCGGCGCGCTGTACCTGGCGGTGACGACCACGGCGCTGGGGCTGCTGCTGTCGCTGGCCGAGTCCCTGGCGGCGGTGCTGATCGGGCTGGTCCTGATCACCGCGGGCTTCTTCGCCGGGCACGCGGTGGCCTCCGCCGCGGTCAGCCGGACGGCGAAGACGGGCCGCGCGCAGGCCTCCGCGCTGTACCAGTCGGCGTACTACCTCGGTTCCAGTGCCGGCGGCACCCTGGGCGCGCTGGCCTATCACGGGGCCGGGTGGGCGGCCACGGTCGGGATCGCGCTGCTGGCGGTGCTGGGCGTCGTGTCGATCACCCTGTACGGGTCGCACGCGGCCCGTGCGGAGCGCCGGATGCCGTCGTCGGCCATGGCCGCGCGCTGA
- a CDS encoding LysR family transcriptional regulator, translating to MNRYEEDMAVTRLLAPRLAYFAAVARHEHVTRAAHELGVPQSTLSRAMVRLEQDLGVTLFARKGRNVALTTAGRTFLASAEQALDGIARAAESVQQDADPAFGKVAFGFLHTLGSETVPGLIRAFRADHPRVRFSLVQNYGEAMLEKLRAGELDLCLTSPLPDAPDLVARRLDEQRLRLVVPEDHRLAVRKRIRLAEAAEETFVTLEPGYGLRRITDDLCAEAGFTPRVAFEGEEAETLRGLVAAGLGVALLPPPAVARPGVVELTVTAPRAVREIGLAWLDGHPDTPPVAEFKRFLLSRRGRLIPELEPPAA from the coding sequence ATGAACCGTTACGAAGAAGACATGGCCGTGACACGTCTGCTGGCGCCCCGGCTGGCCTACTTCGCCGCCGTCGCCCGGCACGAGCACGTCACCCGCGCCGCGCACGAACTGGGCGTACCGCAGTCCACCCTGTCGCGGGCCATGGTCCGCCTCGAACAGGACCTGGGCGTCACGCTGTTCGCCCGCAAGGGCCGCAACGTCGCCCTCACCACGGCGGGCCGCACCTTCCTGGCCTCCGCCGAACAGGCCCTGGACGGCATCGCCCGCGCCGCCGAATCCGTCCAGCAGGACGCCGACCCCGCCTTCGGCAAGGTCGCCTTCGGCTTCCTCCACACCCTCGGCTCCGAGACCGTACCCGGCCTGATCCGCGCCTTCCGGGCCGACCACCCGCGCGTGCGCTTCTCCCTCGTCCAGAACTACGGCGAGGCCATGCTGGAGAAGCTCCGGGCCGGCGAACTCGACCTCTGCCTCACCTCACCCCTCCCCGACGCCCCCGACCTCGTCGCCCGCCGCCTCGACGAACAGCGCCTGCGCCTGGTCGTCCCCGAGGACCACCGCCTCGCCGTCCGCAAGCGCATCCGCCTCGCCGAGGCCGCGGAGGAAACCTTCGTGACCCTCGAACCCGGCTACGGACTGCGCCGCATCACCGACGACCTCTGCGCGGAGGCCGGCTTCACCCCGCGGGTCGCCTTCGAGGGCGAGGAGGCCGAAACCCTGCGCGGCCTGGTCGCCGCCGGCCTCGGCGTGGCCCTCCTGCCGCCCCCGGCCGTGGCCCGCCCCGGGGTGGTCGAACTGACGGTCACCGCCCCGCGAGCCGTCCGCGAGATCGGCCTCGCCTGGCTCGACGGCCACCCCGACACCCCACCGGTGGCGGAGTTCAAGCGCTTCCTCCTGTCCCGCCGGGGACGCCTGATCCCCGAACTGGAGCCGCCCGCAGCGTGA